In Eubalaena glacialis isolate mEubGla1 chromosome 2, mEubGla1.1.hap2.+ XY, whole genome shotgun sequence, a single genomic region encodes these proteins:
- the DLL4 gene encoding delta-like protein 4 — MAAATRSASGWALLLLVALWQERAAGSGVFQLQLQEFANERGVLASGRPCEPGCRTFFRVCLKHFQAVVSPGHCTFGSVSTPVLGTNSFAVGDDSSGGGRNPLQLPFNFTWPGTFSLIIEAWHAPGDDLRPEALPPDALISKIAIQGSLAVGQNWLLDEQTSPLTRLRYSYRVICSDNYYGDSCSRLCKKRNDHFGHYVCQPDGSLSCLPGWTGEYCEQPVCLSGCHEQNGYCSKPAECICRPGWQGRLCNECIPHNGCRHGTCSTPWQCTCDEGWGGLFCDQDLNYCTHHSPCKNGATCSNSGQRSYTCTCRPGYTGVDCELELSECDSNPCRNGGSCKDQEDSYRCLCPPGYYGLHCEHSTLSCADSPCFNGGSCRERNQGTSYACECPPNFTGSNCEKKVDRCTSNPCANGGQCLNRGPNRMCRCRPGFTGAHCEIHISDCARSPCVHGGTCRNLENGFACTCPAGFSGRRCEVRMPTDACASGPCFNGATCYAGLPPDNFVCNCPYGFVGSRCEFPMSMPPSFPWVAVSLGVGLVVLLVLLCMVAVAVRQLRLRRPDDGSREAMNNLSDFQKDNLIPAAQLKNTNQKKELEVDCGLDKSNCGKQQNHTLDYNLAPGPLGRGILPGKYPHSDKSLGEKAPLRIHSEKPECRISAICSPRDSMYQSVCLISEERNECVIATEV, encoded by the exons ATGGCAGCCGCAACGCGTAGCGCCTCTGGCTGGGCGCTACTGCTGCTGGTGGCACTTTGGCAGGAG CGCGCGGCCGGCTCGGGAGTCTTCCAGCTGCAGCTGCAGGAGTTTGCCAACGAGCGCGGCGTACTCGCCAGCGGGCGGCCGTGCGAACCCGGCTGCCGGACCTTCTTCCGCGTCTGCCTTAAGCACTTCCAGGCGGTCGTCTCGCCCGGGCACTGCACCTTCGGCAGCGTCTCCACGCCTGTGCTGGGCACCAACTCCTTCGCCGTCGGCGACGACAGTAGCGGCGGGGGACGCAACCCTCTCCAACTGCCCTTCAATTTCACCTGGCCG GGTACCTTCTCACTCATCATTGAAGCTTGGCACGCGCCAGGAGACGACCTGCGGCCAG AGGCCTTGCCACCAGACGCGCTCATCAGCAAGATCGCCATCCAGGGCTCCCTAGCTGTGGGCCAGAACTGGTTACTGGATGAGCAGACCAGCCCTCTCACAAGGCTGCGCTACTCTTACCGGGTCATCTGCAGTGACAACTACTATGGGGACAGCTGCTCACGGCTATGCAAGAAGCGCAATGACCACTTCGGCCACTACGTGTGCCAGCCAGATGGCAGCCTGTCCTGCCTGCCCGGCTGGACTGGGGAGTACTGCGAACAGC CTGTCTGTCTTTCGGGCTGTCATGAACAGAATGGCTACTGCAGCAAGCCAGCAGAGTGCAT CTGCCGCCCAGGCTGGCAGGGCCGCCTGTGCAATGAATGCATCCCCCACAACGGCTGTCGCCATggcacctgcagcaccccctggCAATGCACTTGTGATGAGGGGTGGGGAGGCCTATTCTGTGACCAAG ATCTCAACTACTGCACCCATCATTCCCCGTGCAAGAATGGGGCGACGTGCTCCAACAGTGGGCAGCGGAGCTATACCTGCACCTGTCGCCCAGGCTACACTGGCGTGGACTGTGAGCTGGAGCTCAGCGAGTGTGACAGCAACCCCTGTCGCAATGGAGGCAGCTGTAAG GACCAGGAGGACAGCTACCGCTGCCTGTGTCCCCCGGGCTACTATGGCCTGCACTGCGAACACAGCACCTTGAGTTGTGCCGACTCTCCCTGCTTCAATGGGGGCTCCTGTCGGGAGCGCAACCAGGGGACCAGCTATGCCTGTGAATGTCCCCCCAACTTCACTGGCTCCAACTGCGAGAAGAAAGTGGACAGGTGTACCAGCAATCCATGTGCCAATG GGGGCCAGTGCCTGAACCGAGGTCCAAACCGCATGTGCCGCTGCCGTCCTGGATTCACAGGCGCCCACTGTGAAATCCACATCAGCGACTGTGCCCGCAGCCCTTGTGTCCACGGCGGCACTTGCCGCAACCTGGAGAACGGGTTCGCGTGCACCTGCCCTGCTGGCTTCTCTGGCCGGCGCTGCGAGGTGCGGATGCCCACCGACGCCTGTGCCTCGGGACCCTGCTTCAACGGGGCCACCTGCTACGCCGGCCTCCCCCCGGACAACTTCGTCTGCAACTGCCCCTACGGCTTTGTGGGCAGCCGCTGCGAGTTCCCCATGAGCATGCCCCCCAGCTTCCCCTGGGTGGCCGTCTCCCTGGGCGTGGGACTGGTGGTGCTGCTGGTGCTACTGTGCATGGTGGCAGTGGCGGTGCGGCAGCTGCGGCTCAGGCGGCCCGACGACGGCAGCAGGGAGGCCATGAACAACCTGTCGGACTTCCAGAAGGACAACCTGATCCCCGCCGCCCAGCTCAAGAACACAAACCAGAAGAAGGAGCTGGAAGTGGACTGTGGCCTGGACAAGTCCAACTGTGGCAAACAACAGAACCACACATTGGACTATAATCTGGCCCCAGGGCCCCTGGGGCGGGGGATCCTGCCCGGGAAGTATCCCCACAGTGACAAGAGCTTAGGGGAGAAGGCGCCACTGCGGATACACAG TGAAAAGCCAGAGTGTCGGATATCAGCGATATGCTCCCCCAGGGACTCCATGTACCAGTCTGTGTGTTTGATATCAGAAGAGAGGAACGAATGTGTCATTGCCACAGAG
- the VPS18 gene encoding vacuolar protein sorting-associated protein 18 homolog, with protein sequence MASILDEYEDSLSRSAVLQPGCPSVGIPHSGYVNAQLEKEVPIFTRQRIDFTPSERITSLVVSCNQLCMSLGKDTLLRIDLGKANEPNHVELGRKDDAKVHKMFLDPTGSHLLIALSSTEVLYVNRNGQKVRPLARWKGQLVESVGWNKALGTESSTGPILVGTAQGQIFEAELSASEGGLFGPAPDLYFRPLYVLNEEGGPAPVCSLEAERGPEGRGFVIATTRQRLFQFIGRAAEGAEAQGFSGLFAAYTDHPPPFREFPSSLGYSELAFYTPKLRSAPRAFAWMMGDGVLYGSLDCGRPDSLLSEERVWEYPEGVGPGASPPLAIVLTQFHFLLLLADRVEAVCTLTGQVVLRDHFLEKFGPLKHMVKDSSTGHLWTHTERAVFRYQVQREARDVWRTYLDMNRFDLAKEYCRERPDCLDTVLAREADFCFRQHRYLESARCYALTQSYFEEIALKFLEAHQEEALAEFLQRKLASLKPAERTQATLLTAWLTELYLSRLGALQGDPEALNLYRETRERFRAFLSSPRHKEWLFASRASIHELLASHGDTEHMVYFAVIMQDYERVVAYHCQHEAYEEALAVLARHRDPQLFYKFSPILIRHIPRQLVDAWIELGSRLDARQLIPALVNYSQGGEAQQVSQAIRYMEFCVNVLGETEQAIHNYLLSLYARGQPASLLAYLEQAGASPHRVHYDLKYALRLCAEHGHHHACVHVYKVLELYEEAVDLALQVDVDLAKQCADLPEEDEELRKKLWLKIARHVVQEEEDVQTAMACLASCPLLKIEDVLPFFPDFVTIDHFKEAICSSLKAYNHHIQELQREMEEATASAQRIRRDLQELRGRYGTVEPQDKCATCDFPLLNRPFYLFLCGHMFHADCLLQAVRPGLPAYKQARLEELQRKLGAAPPPAKGSARAKEAEGGAATGGPSREQLKADLDELVAAECVYCGELMIRSIDRPFIDPQRYEEEHLSWL encoded by the exons ATGGCGTCTATCCTGGATGAATACGAGGACTCCCTCTCCCGCTCGGCCGTCTTGCAGCCCGGCTGCCCCAGCGTCGGCATCCCCCACTCGG GATATGTGAATGCCCAGCTAGAGAAGGAAGTGCCCATTTTCACGAGGCAGCGCATTGACTTTACCCCTTCTGAGCGTATCACCAGTCTTGTCGTCTCCTGCAATCAGCTCTGCATGAGCCTGGGCAAGGATACACTACTCCG CATTGACTTAGGCAAAGCAAATGAACCCAACCACGTGGAGCTGGGGCGCAAGGATGATGCCAAAGTTCACAAGATGTTCCTGGACCCTACTG GCTCTCACCTGCTGATCGCTCTGAGCAGCACTGAGGTCCTCTACGTGAACCGTAATGGACAGAAAGTTCGGCCCCTGGCACGCTGGAAGGGGCAGCTGGTGGAGAGTGTGGGCTGGAACAAGGCCCTGGGTACCGAGAGCAGCACAGGCCCCATCCTGGTCGGCACTGCCCAAGGCCAGATCTTTGAAGCAGAGCTCTCGGCCAGTGAGGGTGGGCTTTTCGGCCCTGCCCCGGATCTCTACTTCCGTCCGTTGTATGTGCTAAATGAAGAAGGGGGCCCAGCACCTGTGTGCTCCCTCGAGGCGGAGCGGGGCCCTGAAGGGCGTGGCTTTGTCATCGCCACCACTCGGCAGCGCCTCTTCCAGTTCATAGGCCGAGCAGCCGAGGGAGCTGAGGCCCAAGGCTTCTCGGGGCTCTTTGCTGCCTACACTGACCACCCACCCCCATTCCGTGAGTTCCCCAGCAGTCTGGGCTACAGTGAGCTGGCCTTCTACACCCCCAAGTTGCGCTCTGCGCCCCGGGCCTTCGCCTGGATGATGGGGGATGGCGTGTTGTATGGCTCGTTGGACTGCGGGCGTCCCGACTCCCTGCTGAGCGAGGAGCGGGTCTGGGAGTACCCAGAGGGGGTGGGTCCTGGGGCCAGCCCACCCCTGGCCATCGTCCTGACCCAGTTCcacttcctgctgctgctggcgGACCGGGTGGAGGCGGTGTGCACACTGACGGGGCAGGTGGTGCTGCGGGACCACTTCCTGGAGAAGTTTGGGCCGCTGAAGCACATGGTGAAGGACTCCTCCACGGGCCATCTGTGGACCCACACCGAGCGGGCCGTCTTCCGCTACCAGGTACAGCGGGAGGCCCGGGATGTCTGGCGCACCTACCTGGACATGAACCGCTTCGACCTGGCCAAAGAGTATTGTCGAGAGCGGCCTGACTGCCTGGACACGGTCCTGGCCCGGGAGGCCGACTTCTGCTTCCGCCAGCATCGTTACCTGGAGAGTGCCCGCTGCTACGCCCTGACTCAGAGCTACTTTGAGGAGATTGCCCTCAAGTTCTTGGAGGCCCACCAGGAGGAGGCGCTGGCCGAGTTCCTGCAGCGAAAACTGGCCAGTTTGAAGCCTGCTGAGCGCACCCAGGCCACGCTGCTTACCGCCTGGCTGACGGAGCTCTACCTGAGCCGACTCGGGGCCCTGCAGGGTGACCCTGAGGCCCTGAACCTCTACCGGGAAACCCGGGAGCGTTTCCGCGCCTTCCTAAGCAGCCCCCGCCACAAGGAGTGGCTCTTCGCCAGCCGGGCCTCCATCCACGAGCTGCTCGCCAGCCACGGGGACACAGAGCACATGGTGTACTTCGCTGTGATCATGCAGGACTACGAGCGCGTGGTGGCATACCACTGCCAGCATGAGGCCTACGAGGAGGCCCTGGCCGTGCTGGCCCGCCACCGTGACCCCCAGCTCTTCTACAAGTTCTCACCCATTCTCATCCGTCACATCCCTCGCCAGCTGGTGGATGCCTGGATTGAGCTGGGCAGCCGGCTGGATGCCCGGCAGCTCATCCCTGCCCTGGTGAACTATAGCCAGGGTGGCGAGGCCCAGCAGGTGAGCCAGGCCATCCGCTACATGGAGTTCTGCGTGAATGTGCTGGGCGAGACTGAGCAGGCCATTCACAATTACCTGCTGTCGCTCTATGCCCGAGGCCAGCCAGCCTCGCTGCTGGCCTACCTCGAGCAGGCTGGGGCCAGCCCGCACCGGGTGCATTATGACCTCAAGTACGCGCTGCGGCTCTGTGCTGAGCATGGCCACCACCATGCTTGCGTCCACGTCTACAAGGTCCTGGAGCTGTATGAGGAGGCTGTGGACCTGGCCCTGCAG GTGGACGTGGACCTGGCCAAGCAGTGTGCTGACCTGCCCGAGGAAGATGAGGAGCTGCGCAAGAAGCTGTGGCTGAAGATCGCTCGGCATGtggtgcaggaggaggaggatgtgCAGACGGCCATGGCCTGCCTGGCCAGCTGCCCCCTGCTCAAGATCGAGGACGTGCTGCCTTTCTTCCCTGACTTCGTCACCATCGACCACTTCAAGGAGGCGATCTGCAGCTCGCTGAAGGCTTACAACCACCACATCCAAGAGCTGCAGCGGGAGATGGAAGAGGCCACGGCCAGCGCCCAGCGCATCCGGCGAGACCTGCAGGAGCTGCGGGGCCGCTATGGCACCGTGGAGCCCCAGGACAAATGTGCCACCTGCGACTTCCCCCTGCTCAACCGCCCTTTTTACCTCTTCCTCTGTGGCCACATGTTCCACGCTGACTGCCTGCTGCAGGCCGTGCGGCCTGGCCTGCCGGCCTACAAGCAGGCCCGGCTCGAGGAGCTACAGCGAAAGCTGGGCGCTGCTCCACCCCCTGCCAAGGGCTCTGCCCGGGCTAAGGAGGCCGAGGGGGGCGCTGCCACCGGGGGGCCCAGCCGGGAACAGCTCAAGGCTGACCTGGATGAACTGGTGGCCGCTGAGTGCGTGTACTGTGGGGAACTGATGATCCGCTCTATTGACCGGCCCTTCATCGACCCTCAGCGCTACGAGGAGGAGCACCTCAGTTGGTTGTAG